Proteins from a genomic interval of Streptomyces fodineus:
- a CDS encoding SRPBCC family protein — protein sequence MSDDARPRIEVTIAAPADVVWDALRSKDKIRHWMGWDYEGLHDEIDLIFFTGTVENASARTLTLHGGDEFRLEPHGEGTRVTLTRVSRGDNPDRDAYYDDVTEGWVTFLQQLKFAVEHHPGAVRRTLSFLGGNDNAVHLIEALDLADVAAGTPFRKHLLGEDVAGHMWFRSGHQLGITVDAWGNGLLIVSSTAPSPSKPNGAAMAILSTYDLDDAQLAELDSRWRTWWTERFPHPPRR from the coding sequence ATGAGTGACGACGCACGGCCGCGGATCGAGGTCACCATCGCGGCGCCCGCGGACGTGGTCTGGGATGCGTTGCGCTCCAAGGACAAGATCCGCCATTGGATGGGCTGGGACTACGAGGGCCTGCACGACGAGATCGACCTGATCTTCTTCACCGGGACGGTGGAGAACGCCTCCGCACGCACGCTGACACTGCACGGTGGCGACGAATTCAGGCTCGAACCGCACGGCGAGGGCACCCGGGTCACGCTCACCCGTGTCTCCCGTGGTGACAACCCGGACCGGGACGCCTACTACGACGACGTCACCGAAGGCTGGGTCACCTTCCTACAGCAGCTGAAGTTCGCCGTCGAGCACCACCCCGGCGCCGTCCGCCGCACACTCTCGTTCCTCGGCGGCAATGACAACGCGGTGCACCTCATCGAAGCACTCGACCTCGCGGACGTCGCCGCGGGCACCCCCTTCCGGAAGCATCTGCTCGGCGAGGACGTCGCAGGGCACATGTGGTTCCGCTCCGGCCACCAACTCGGTATCACGGTCGACGCCTGGGGCAACGGACTCCTGATCGTGTCCAGTACGGCCCCATCACCCAGCAAGCCGAACGGCGCGGCCATGGCGATCCTGAGCACCTACGACCTCGACGACGCCCAACTGGCCGAACTGGACTCCCGCTGGCGGACCTGGTGGACGGAGCGATTCCCCCACCCACCGCGCAGGTAA